One Senegalimassilia faecalis genomic window, GATGTCTTCGTGCACGATGATTACCTCTTCGATGCATTTGCCTTGGGCGCGAATCCGCGCATTTATGAACGAGGGTAAGTTTACCATTCGGCACACACCCCCAGATGACAATACCGTAACGTCACAAAATCGCTGCCGCCCGCGCCGGCGGGCCCGGCGCTACTTCAAGTCGGGGAATTCGTTGAGCAGGCGCGTGACGGGTAGGCCGATGACGGTGTCCAAGTCGCCTTCCACGTGCTTGATAAGCCGCGCGCCCTCGCCTTGCGCCGCATAGGCGCCCGCCTTGTCGAACGATTCGCCCAGCTTCAGGTATTCGGCCAGCTCATCGTCGGTTTGCGGATGGAACGTGACGGCGGCGCGGTCCACGAATGTGCGGAAGCCCAGCGACACGTCCTCGGCGTTCGGCGCGGAAACCAGCCACACCGACACGGCCGTGAGCACCTCGTGCGTGTTGCCCTGCAGGCGGCGCAGCATGCGCTTGGCATCCGACAGGCTGGTGGGCTTGCCGAAGATTTCGCCGTCGCACACCACCATGGTGTCGGCGCCGATGATGGCCGCCATGCCCACATAGCCCTCGCCGAGCACTTCCTGCACCACGGCGCCGGCCTTGCGCTCCGCCAGTTTCTTCACGGCCTCGGGCGGATTGGCCTCAAGGTCGGGCTCAAGCGATTCGTCGACCTCGGACACGCGGACAGTGAACTCAACGCCTTCGCGCTCGAGCAGCTGCTTGCGGCGCGGGCTGCCCGACGCCAAGATGACGTCCACATGCTCGGGCGCGGGCTGCGCGTTTTGTTCCGCCTGGTCAGCCGCGGTTTGCGGCGTTTGTTGTTCCGTCATTTCTTCCTCCTTGCTCGGAACACGGCCATGGGCTCAAGGCGCACGCCGTGCTTGTTTGCGCTGATTGCCAGGTTACCCTGGATGTTCGCGACGTAGCCGCCGCGGGGTTTTGCTTCCCGCGTGCCGGGGCGATCCCACGCCGCCAGCACCGCGTCGACCGAGGCCGTCTCCACGCGCGCGTCGGGGCTGAGCATGGCCTGCAGCACCTGCACGACGGCGCGACGTTGCAGCGGCGCTGGTTGGCTGCCGAACGCGGGGGCAAGCACGCCGCCTTCCTCGTAGGCTGGCGGGCGCTCCGGCAGCGCTTCGGTCCACGTCATATGGCATTTCACCAGGTCAAATGCCATGTTCTCCAGCATGTCGTCCTCGTCGGCGATAAGGTTCATGGTGCGGCCAAGCACGTCGAGCAGCTGCGGACTGCGCTGCTTGATGCGCGGAATCACCTCGTGGCGCACGTAGGCGCGGAAGCGGTCAGTGTGTGCGTTCGTGGCGTCCTCGCGCCACAGGTTGCCTTCGGCATCGCAGGCGCACGGCAGGCCGTCGCATTCGCGTTTGCACAGGTAGGCGCGCAGATCTTCACGGCCAACGTCAAGCAGCGGGCGCGTGACGGGGCCGTTGGCGTACTTCATGGCGCGGAAACCGCCCGGACCCGTGCCCACCATGGAGCGCATGTAGAAGTTCTCCACGCGGTCGTCGGCCGTGTGCGCCGTGAAGATGCGGCCCGCCGACAAGGGCGCCGCCGCGTGGCGGCACAGGCTGGCAAGCGCCTCATTAGCTGCCAGGTAACGCTCGCGGCGCGCGACGGCCTCGACGTTACCGCCTTCGCGCTGCGCTTCGCCCGCGATGTCGATTTTGCAGCTGAACAGGGGAATTGCCAGCAGCTCGGCCAGCTGAGTCACGAACGCCTCGTCCTGATCGGCCGCGCCCGGGCGCAGGCAGTGGTTCACGTGCAGCATGGCCACGGGCCCGATAACGCCTTCGTCGGCCAGCTGGCGCGCGATGTACGCCAGCGCCGTTGAGTCCGAGCCTCCCGACACCATCAGCAGCACCGGCGAATCTGCGTTCGCCAAGCCGCGCCGCGCGATGGTCTCCCGCGCCGCGGCCATCACGTCCTTGGCATGCTGACCCGATCCGCTTCCGCGCGAATCGGAGTACGCCATTGCGCCTTCGCTACCGGCTTCCCCGCCCTGCGTCGCAACCTCCTCACGCAAGCCGAACGGGCGAGTCGATTTCGCCGAGTTTTCTTCTTCCGTCATGTTCCCTACCTATTTATATACGTGTTGCCGAAGACGGCGTTACGCGCGCTCGATGAGCGCGATGGTTTCGATGTGGTCGGTGTGCGGGAACATGTCCACGGGCTGCACCACGCGCACCTCGAAGCCGAACTGGCGAAGAAACGCCAGGTCGCGGACTTGCGTTTCCGGGTTGCACGAGATGTAGACGATGCGCGACGGCGCCAGCTGCACCGCGGCGCGCAGGAATTCCTCGCTTGAACCGGCGCGCGGCGGGTCCATCAGCAGCACAAGCGGGCGGCTGTTTTCATCGACGCCCGCGCGACCTGCCGCCGCTGCTTCCGCGGCCATGTCGCGCATGAACGCGCCGGCGTCGCCCACCACGAACTGCGCGTTGTCCACACCGTTGTGGCGCGCGTTCTGCCGCGCATCGCGGATGGACGACTCCACGCAGTCCACGCCCGTGACCTGGGCCGCGCCCATCGACGCCGCCACCAGCCCGATGGTGCCCGTGCCGCAGTACGCGTCGATAGCGTGCTCGGCGCCCGTGAAGTTCGCCAGTTTGATGGCTTGGCGGTACAGCACCTCGGTCTGCACGCTGTTGACCTGGTAAAACGACTGCGACGAAATGCGGAAACTCAGACCGCACAGCTCGTCCAGAATGAAGCCGGGGCCGTAAAGCACCTGCTCGCGCTGGCCAAGCACCACGTTCGTTTGGCGCTCGTTGATGTTCTGCACCACCGTGGTGATGAACGGGCAGCGGCGCACCAGTTCGCGGCAGAAGCCTTTCGCGCCGGGGAATTCGCGGGCGTTCGTGACCAGCGTGACCAGCACCTCACCCGACGTGTGGCCGACGCGCACCACCGCATGGCGCATGAAGCCGGTGCCGCGGTCCTCATCGTAGGGCTCGATGCCGAACTTCAGCATGATGCTGCGCACCGCGCGAATAACCTGCTTGGCCTGGGCGTTCTCGATGAGACACTCCGAAGTGTCAATGATGCGGTGCGTGCCGGCCGCGTACATGCCGCACAGGATGTCGCGCTGCGGGGCCGACGGGCGGCTGGGGCGCTTGCCGCCGCGCTGGCCGCGCTGCTGCTTCGGCGCCTTTTGCGGGCGACCGGGCGCGAACGGCGACATCACTTTGTTGCGATAGCAGTACGGGTTGTCCATGCCCAGAATGGGGCGCAGCGCTTCCGGGCCTGCCACCTGGGAAAACAGCTTCGCCACGCGCTGATTTTTCGCGGCAAGCTGGCGCTGATAGGGCTCGTTGACGTGCTGGCACGCGCCGCACTGCCGCGCCACCGAGCACGCCGGCAAGCCACCGCCAGCTTGGAGCTGTGACTGCGGCCGTTCACCTCGATTGGCTCGCAGCGCGTTTGCGCCCCGCTGCCGCTGAGCGCGTGCCGAATTGCCGCCATTTGCGGCGCGACCTCCGCGCACGTTTCCGACAGCGCATTTGTTGTCATTGCCGCGCGTGCGCTTGCCGCCGTTTTCCTTCATGAACACCCCTCGTAAACTTGCATAAACCGTAACTAATTAGTATACGCACGCACGATGCGCCCAAACCCGCCTAAAACCAACCTCAAGCCAGATTCCACGAGCGCCATCGGCGCAGAAAATCGCTCATGTATGTGATTTAATCGCACCTCGCGCTCTATCGCCCCATTACACCGCATCGTTTTCCCAGGTCACACGCTAGCAGCAAGAGTCCTTACTCGACGATTCCGCAGCAAATCACATACATGAGCGCTCTTTTGCTTCCACGAGCGTATCGTGCCGCGAATTCGCGCGTTTCGTGTAACGACCTGGCAACGGGTTCGGCACGATTTGGCGCAGGTTGCCCGCCGCCGCGCGCAGGCCGCACACGCGCGCGTATTATGGCGCGTAAGGCGGATGCTTGCAGCACGCGCCTCGCCCGAACGCGCGACCGGGCGCCCGCGCTCCGCCAAACCCGCACTCCCCCGCGCGGCACACCCGCGCTTCTAGCGAAACGAGGTCTCATGAAACGTCGATCCCTCGCTGCCGCAATCGGCATCGTTGTTGTAACGCTTATCTGCGTGTGCTCGCTCTACGCACACTTCATCCAAGAAAAGGTCTACGAAGAAAGCGCCGACCACCTGAAAGAAATATACACCCAGGTCAACAACACGTTTTCCATGCTGGTATCCGACAACTGGAATCACCTGACCACCTGGAACATGTTCTTCGAAGACACGGCGAAGCACTCGCCCGACGGCGCCGTCGATGGCGAAGCGGCCGACGAAACCCGCGCGTTTATCAGCAGCGAGCAGGACAAGTGGGGCTTCACCAACTTCTACTTCCTTAACGGCAGCGGGGAGTACGTCACGCCCAGCGGCGAGCGCGGCACGCTAAGCCTCGGCCAGCAGCTTGACCAGCTGAACGCCGGTAACAGCATCGTGGCCGACACCGTTCCCACCAGCGGAAACGGCCTTACCGTGTTCGCCACGCCCGTTGCGCCGGCGTCGTTTGACGGATTCGCCTACACGGCCACAGCCATCAGCTACAACAACCACGACATGGAGGCAACGCTTGACGTGAATGCGTTCGACGGGCAGTCCAGCTGCTTCGTCATCACGCCGGCGGGCAACCTGCTGTTCTCTGCAACCGACCAGTATTCGCAGTCGGCAAACCTGCTTGACTGGTTCGACAAGATCGCCTCGTTCGACGGCGACACAAGCCTAGCCTCGGTACGCGACAACATCCTTGCAGGACAAAGCGGAATCACGCAGTTCTCCACCGTCACGGACCACTACTATCTCACCTACATGCCCGTGGGGTTCGAGGACTGGATCATGGTGGGCGTGGTGCCCAGCGGTGTGGTGAACGCCAGCATATCGGAAGTGCAGCTGACCACCATCATCACCGTGTCGGTGGTGCTGTTCGTAGTGGGCGCACTGGTGGTCATAATGCTGTGGCAGCACGGCCGGCGCGCGCTTGACCAGCAGGTCGGCGAGGTGAAATATCGCGAGCAGCTGTTCAGCGCGCTATCAGGCAGCACGGACAACATCTTCATCATGTTCAGCCCCAACGGCGCAAGCGTGGACTACGTTAGCCCGAACACCGACCGTATTCTGGGCATTTCCGCCGCCGACATCTTCGCCAACGTGCGCAGCATCGACCGCTCGCTGGAGCCGGGGTCGGAAAGTCTGCTTGCGCGCGGCGTCGGCGACCTGGCCAGCAACGACCACTACGAGGGCAACAGCACGCGCCGCCATCAGCAAACCGGCGAAATGCGGTGGTACCACGAGACGCTGTTCCGCGCCACAGTGGGCGAAACGGAGAAGCTGGTGTACGTGCTGTTCGATCGCACGAAAGAGACGGAAAGCCGCGAACGGCTGCAGCAGGCGCTGGTGATCGCGAAGCAGTCGAACCAGGCGAAAAGCACGTTTTTGGCGAAGATGTCGCACGACATCCGCACGCCCATCAACGCCATCATGGGCATGACGCAAATTGCGCGCGATAACGCCGGGAACTGGGAAAAGACCGACGAGTGCCTGGCAACCATCCAGGCGTCGTCGCAACATCTGCTCAGCCTTATCAACGACGTGCTGGACATGTCAAAAATCGAGAGCGGCGCCATCGAGCTGCAAGAAGAATGCTGCAACCTTGACGACCTGCTGCGCGACGTCGACGCCATCATGCGCCCGCAAACCACGGCAAAAGAGCAGCTGCTCACGCTTGACGCCGTGAACGTGCGCCACCGCCGATTCGCCGCTGACCAGCTGCGCGTGCGGCAAATCCTGCTGAACCTGCTGTCGAACGCGGTGAAGTACACACCCGATGGCGGCATGATCGCGCTGCACGTGGAAGAGCTTGCGCAGACAAGCCCGAACTTCGCGCGGCTGAGCTTCATCGTGCGCGACAACGGCATGGGCATGTCGCCGGAATTCGTGGAGCACGTGTTCACGCCGTTCGAACGCGCCGACGGTCAGAAGATGCAAGGCATCCAGGGCACCGGACTGGGCATGACCATCACGAAAGCGCTGGTGGACGCCATGGGTGGCACCATCGATGTGGCCAGCGCCGAGGACAGAGGTACAACTTTCACGGTACAACTGAAGTTCAAGCTTGGGGTACCCGACGGTGAAGCGTGTGCGCCGGCAGCGGGCGACGAGGAGGATACGCACGCGAATGCGCTGGTCAACGGCTTGAATGACGGCGTCGAAAGCGATAGCGGCAGCAAGCCCTGCCAGCGCGATGGCGTGTCGCAGGAAGCCGGCGAAGGCGGCAAACGTAACAAGAATGAAGCCGTTGCGGATGAGCCGGGAAACGCAGGCGGCGCGCGCGACGACGCGGACGCCACCAACAACAAGCCCGAGGGCAAGGGCAAGCGGCTTTCGTTTGCGGAGGTGTTCGAGGGCCGTCGCTACCTGGTGGCGGAGGACAACCAGATCAACCGCATCATTCTCACCGAGCTTTTGACCGAACATGGCGCGCAGCTTGACGAGGCCGAAAACGGGCAGGAAGCCGTCGAGGCGTTCGCCAACAGCGAGCCGGACCGCTACGATGCCGTGTTGATGGACGCCATGATGCCCGTGATGGACGGCTACGATGCCACACGCGCCATCCGCGCGCTGCCGCGCCCCGATGCGCAAACCACGCCCATCATCGCGCTGACGGCCAACGCCTACGCCGACGATGTGAAAAAGGCGCTCGACGCCGGCATGAACGCGCACGTAGGCAAGCCCTTCAAGGTCGGCGACCTAGCAAACGCCCTGGTGAAGCTGCAGAAAGAACGCGAATAGCGGCAAACCTTACAGCCATCTTGCCTCTCAACGCGAATTTCACGTCGAGTGATACACTTGCGAACAACACCCACGCGCCGCCAAAGCCGAAAGGATTCGTCATGAACTTCATCGTACGTTGGCTTGTTACCGCCATTGCCGTTGCCGCGGCTGTGTGGCTGGTACCGGGCATCGCCGTGATCGGCGCCACCGAAAGCTGGGTGGCCATCGCCATAATCAGTCTGGCGCTTGCCCTTATCGACATGAGCGTCAAGCCCTTGTTGCAGCTGCTCAGCCTGCCCATCACGTGCCTGACGTTCGGCATCTTTTACCTGGTGGTGAACACCATCATGCTGTACCTGGCCGCATGGCTGAGCAACGAGATGTTCCACATTGGGTTCGTCATCGCCAGCTTTGGCAGCGCGTTTGTTGCCGCCATCGTCATCAGCATCGTGTCCGCCATCATGAACGGCATCGTCGGAGACAACTAACCCGCCGCAGCAAGCGCAAGCAAATCCAACAGCGCAGGCACGGGCGGCCTCATCCGCCCATTAATGCCCCGCCCCATCGCCAACCGCGAAGAGACGGGGCACATTTTTGAACTTTCCGAACCTGAAACCATTCGCTCGCAACTTTTGGACAGCATTTCGAACTTTCCGAGCCTATTTCGCTTCGATTTGCACGCGATTGGCAAGATTTCGAACTTTCCGAATCCGTTCGGGCGTAATTAGATTCGGAAAGTTCGAAATCTTGTCCAAAACGAGTCTCGAGGTGATGGGCGAAGCGAAGCGTGTGCTCGAGCGCCCCCTTAACAAATTAATGAAACAAATATCTAATGAGTATTCCCTTTTGCGTCCTCGCGCTGTAATATGTTGCTAGATTAGTAGCATTTCAAAACAGAGAGGGGATTTGAAATGGACGTGTTCTCGGACGTTGTGCTGCTCTCGCGCATTCAATTCGCGCTGACCGTGGCATACCACTTCTTATTCGTACCGCTGTCGATCGGGTTAGGCCTGATCATGGCCATATTCGCCACGAAATACCACCGCAGCCGCAGCGAGCAGGACGGCAACGCCATGCGCTTCTGGGTGCGCATCTTCACCACCACGTTCGCCATTGGCGTGGCCACCGGCATCACCATGGAGTTCTCATTCGGCACGAACTGGGCCGACTACTCGCGCTTCGTCGGCGACATCTTCGGCGCGCCGCTTGCCGCCGAAGCCCTGTTCGCATTCTTCCTGGAATCGGTGTTCCTGGGCATCCTGCTGTTCGGGCGCAACAAAGTTTCCAGCCTGTTCTACACCGTGTCCGCGTGGCTGGTGTGGGCCGGCTCGTGCCTGAGCGCGCTGTGGATCATCATCGCGAACTCGTGGATGCAAACGCCCGCCGGGGCCGAACTGGCCGCGGACGGTTCGAAGGCCATCATCACCGATTTTCTGGCCGCGGCGTTCAACCCGTCCACGCTGCCCCGCTATACGCACGTAGTGGTTGCGCTGCTGATCATGGGCGCGTTCGCCTCGATGTGCGTGGGCGCGTGGTACCTCCTGAAGGGCAAGCACACCGATTTCGCCATGAAAACCGTGAAGATCGGCGCCGCGGTGGGCATGGTAGCCTCGTGCGCCATGATTGTGACCGCGCATTCCTCGGCCGTTGAGGTGTCGCAGGAACAGCCCACGAAGCTGGCCATGATGGAGGGCATGTACGGCGACGAGGTGCCGCCGCTGTACGCATTCGGCTGGGTTGACGAGGAAAACCAGCAGGTCATCACCCCGTTCGCCATTCCGGGCGGCACCAGCTTCCTGGCAACGGGCACGTGGGACACCGAATACCAGGGCCTGAACTCCCTGGCGCAAACCGATAAGTACGCCGATGTCGACGTGGCCAACATGCCCGTGAACCTGGTGTTCCAGTCGTACCACCTGATGGTGGCCATGTACGGGCTCATCATGCTCACCGTTATCCTTGCGCTGGTGTTCACGTTGCGCGGCGGACGCATCCGCACCATGCGCTGGCTGCAGAAACTGCTGGTAGTGGCACCGCTGTTCCCGCTCATTGCCATTCAAGTGGGCTGGATCACCGCCGAAGTTGGCCGTCAGCCGTGGGTGGTGTATCCGTCGACGTCCGGCCCCGACGGCGTGGCTCTGCTGACGCAAAACGCCATTTCGCAGTCGGTTTCGGCACCCGAGCTGCTGACCACGTTGGCCCTGTTCATTGCCGTGTACGTGTTCCTGTTCGTCGGCTGGGCGCGCGTGATCTCGCACTTCATCAAGCGCGGTCCTGTGGCCGATTCCGAAACCAACGCCGCCAAGGAAGGTGAGTAACAATGAGCGCACTGGCCGTACTGTGGTTCTTCCTGATCTTCGTACTGATTGCCGGATACTTCGTGCTTGACGGGTTTGACCTGGGCATTGGCGTGCTGTATCGCGCGCTGGCGAAAACCGAGGGCGAGCGGGCGCTGGTGCGCCGCAGCATCGGCCCTGTGTGGGACGGCAACGAGGTGTGGCTGCTCACCGCCGGCGGCGCGCTGTTCGCCGCGTTCCCCGCTGCGTACGCCACCACGTTCTCGGGGTTCTACCTGGCTGTGATGCTGGTGCTGTTCGGCCTGATCGTACGCGCGGTTTCGCTTGAGTTCCGCGCGCACGACAAGCAGTGGGGCCGCGTGTGGGACGCATGCTTCACCGTGGGATCGTTTTTGCCGGCGCTGCTTCTGGGCGTGGCGCTGGGCAACGTGATCGCCGGCATCCCCATGGCGGAAAACGGCGACTACGCCGGCGTGCCGCTGCTGGGATTGCTTTCGCCGTTTACGCTGGTCACAGGCTTGCTTGGCCTAGCAATGTGCCTGAGCGCGGGCGCGGCGTGGGCGGCGCTGAAAACGCAGCGCGAAAGCGCCGTGCATGCGCGCGCCGAGAAACTGCGCGTGCCGCTGCAGATTGCGACCCTAGTGCTGTTCGCCGTTGCCAGCGTGCTTGCGTTCACAACGGTTTCGCCCGCGTTCGCGCCCGGCATGTTCGCGGCGGGCGTGGTGTTCGCCGTTGCGTTCGTGGCCTGCATTGCCGCATCGCTGATGGCTAGCCGCAAAGGCGCCGACCTGCCCGCGTTCATCCTGCAATCGGCAGCGGCCGTGTGCCTGGTGGGACTTGCCGCGGTCTCGCTGTTCCCCAACCTGGTGGTTGCCGCGCCCGGCAGCGTGGGCGCAACCATCACGTTGGCAAGCGCGGCCTCGTCCGACACGGCGCTGGCCTGGATGACGGGCATCGCGTGCGTGGGCGTGCCGCTGGTGCTTGCGTACCACGTCATCGCGTACCGCGTGTTCCGCGGACGTCTGAGCGAGAAGGACGTGGCATAATGGGCGCGCGGCTGTACGCGAAATGGCTTGCCGCGCTGTGCGCAGGCATGGCCCTGTTCGGCGCTGGCGTCATGGTGGTTGGGTACAAGGCGCCCACCGTGGGGCTGATTGCCACCGTCGCCCTATTGATTGCGGCGGCCGCAGTCCTCGCGATCAAGGCGCGCTAACGTAGCGAAAGAGGCCTCGCCCCGCAGCGAGGCCTCTTTCATTTGCGGGCCATTCACCATCTCCGCTCCGCGTCACTCCGCGCCCCATTCCCCCGCCGTTCACCCTTCCTTAATTGCTACTGCGGGCCTCTCATCTGGCCTTATACAATAAGTAACGTTTCCGGAACGTTTGTGGCTTTTCATCGCAGACGTTGTGCCGGTCGCGTGGATTCCCCAGCAATTTGCTCCTGATTCGTCGCACCGGGCTAGTATGAATGCCCGAACAAAACGTTATCTGTCCGCACCTTAAGCAAGGGGATGTTCCACGCATCATGAAACCGAATAGCGACACCGCAAGCGGTGTCAAGAATTGTGCGCGCAAAATGTGGGCGCACACGAAGATTTTCGTCGCTTCCATCAAGTCCGACCTCAAGGAGACGCGCGACGAGATGTTCGTCGGCGCCGACACGCCCAAGGAGCGCATGCAACGATCCATTAAGCACGGCCTGCTGCTGCTTGCACAGTTATGCCTGATCATGGGCGTATACGCCGCCGGTTGCGCCATCGCGTCCGTGCTGCCCATCGCACTGCCCGGCAACATTTTGGGCATGGTGCTGCTGCTGGTTCTGCTGGGAACGCACATCCTGAAAACGAAGTACATCAGCGACGCATGCGACTACCTTATCGACAACATGTCCGTATTCTTCATTCCCGCCGGCGTGGCTATCATGGGCTGCTTCTCCATGCTGGAGAATTCTGCGGCGAAGTTCGCGTTCGTATGCATCGCCACCACCGTCATCGTGTTTTTGGCCACGTCCTACACCGTGCTGCTCGTGTCGTGGATCATGGCGAAGCTGGGCAAGGATACCGCGCTTGCGCCTGCCGTGGGGCCGAAGGGCTCGGACGACAGCGCCGCTGACGGCGACGCGACCGCCGACGCCAGCCGCAAACACGCCGAAGTGCAGCCGAAACACCACGCGCACCCACACGCCCACACCCACACTCACCCGCACACGCCCGCATCGGGCAGCATCATCGCGCCCGTGCCCAGCAAGGAGGCGTAACCCATGCTCAGCCTTATCGCGACCCTTGCGGTCGGCACCGTCATCTCGTTCATCGTGTTCAAGCTTGCCGTGGCGCTGTATAAGAAGGTGTGCTCGCCCCTGCTCAACCCGCTGCTGGTCACCGTGGCGTTCATCATCGCGTTTCTGTGCATCTTCCACATCCCGCTGGATTCCTACGAGTCCAGCGTGCAGCTGATTTCGTTTTTGCTGGGGCCGGCCACCGTGGCGCTCGCCTATTCGGTATATCGCCAGCGTCAGATTCTCAAGCAGCATTTCGTGCCGATTTTCTGCGGCTGCTTGGTCGGCTCCATTGTGTCGATGGTCAGCGCCTACACACTGTGCGAGCTTCTGGGCCTTGGCGACGAGATGGCGGTGTCGTTCATCCCGAAGTCCGTCACCACGCCCATTGCCATCGCGGTGTCTCAGGAACTTGGCGGCATCACGTCCATCACCGTGGCGGCCGTTATCATCACCGGCATTCTGGGCGCTATTTTCGCGCCGCTGATGTCGAAGATTTTCCGCGTGAACAACCGCATTGCGAAAGGCGTGGCCATCGGCACGTGCTCGCACGCGGTAGGCACCACGAAAGCGCTTGAGATGGGCGAGCTGGAAGGCGCCATGTCCGGCGTCAGCATCGCCGTATCGGGCCTGCTCACCACCGCAATCGTCGTAATCGCCGGCTGCTTCGTGTAGCAGGGCGTTCGCCGCAGCCGGGCTCCTGGTTCGCCGCGCCGAATCCCACCCCCATCGTGGGCCCGGGCGGAAGCTCAGGCCCAAATAGACAGCGCGAAGCGCGTCACCCTCTTCCCATCGCACCCACGACCAGGGAATATGGTGGCGCGCTTCGCGCTTTTTTTATAAGGATCGGGCTTTCGCTCGACCCTACGGGTTCAACCCCACAAGACCATCCGCCTGGCAAATGACCCGTCCCCTTGTGATGAGAATGGGAAAAGGGACAGTCCCTTTGTCCCAAAAAAACATCCCAGGTGGCACCAAAGTCAGCGAGAGCCGCTGTGGTGCCCGGAATTCGCGGGAACGCGAGGGCGCCGCGTACTTCGGTACGCAAGCCCTCGGGTTCGCGCGAAGGCCGGGTGCCACAGCGGCCCACAGCGTCGAGTAAATCCGCCGGCCGTCAGGCCGGCGGAACCTTACAAAGCCAGG contains:
- a CDS encoding CidA/LrgA family protein, whose product is MKPNSDTASGVKNCARKMWAHTKIFVASIKSDLKETRDEMFVGADTPKERMQRSIKHGLLLLAQLCLIMGVYAAGCAIASVLPIALPGNILGMVLLLVLLGTHILKTKYISDACDYLIDNMSVFFIPAGVAIMGCFSMLENSAAKFAFVCIATTVIVFLATSYTVLLVSWIMAKLGKDTALAPAVGPKGSDDSAADGDATADASRKHAEVQPKHHAHPHAHTHTHPHTPASGSIIAPVPSKEA
- a CDS encoding LrgB family protein, giving the protein MLSLIATLAVGTVISFIVFKLAVALYKKVCSPLLNPLLVTVAFIIAFLCIFHIPLDSYESSVQLISFLLGPATVALAYSVYRQRQILKQHFVPIFCGCLVGSIVSMVSAYTLCELLGLGDEMAVSFIPKSVTTPIAIAVSQELGGITSITVAAVIITGILGAIFAPLMSKIFRVNNRIAKGVAIGTCSHAVGTTKALEMGELEGAMSGVSIAVSGLLTTAIVVIAGCFV